One Peribacillus simplex NBRC 15720 = DSM 1321 genomic region harbors:
- a CDS encoding ABC transporter permease codes for MFSYTVRRLGSLIPVLLGMAFIVFMMIRAIPGNPAQVILGQQATEEAVAAMTKELGLDKPWFIQFWDYLSGLLKGDLGVSLKTNSPVSEEIGPYLMATIELALIAMIIAVVIGVNAGIISAWFQNSWFDYVAMVIALIGLSMPIFWLGLMEQYIISIQWDLLPTTGRDNIRDPVEAITGLYLIDTLIQGRVDQFFEVIKHLILPGIALATIPMAIIARMTRSSMLEVMRSDFIRTARAKGMRMFWVVYKHSFKNALIPVVTVIGLQTGLLLGGAILTENIFGWPGIGTYIYDAILSRDYPVIQSGILVIAFLFVMINLVVDLLYAAIDPRIKYK; via the coding sequence TTGTTTTCCTATACCGTACGACGTTTAGGATCTCTCATTCCAGTGTTACTCGGAATGGCGTTTATTGTATTCATGATGATTCGGGCGATTCCTGGAAACCCAGCACAGGTGATTCTAGGGCAGCAAGCAACAGAAGAGGCAGTCGCTGCAATGACAAAGGAACTTGGTCTGGATAAACCTTGGTTCATTCAATTTTGGGATTACTTATCAGGCCTGTTAAAGGGTGATCTGGGTGTATCGTTAAAAACGAATAGTCCGGTTTCGGAAGAAATTGGGCCATACTTAATGGCAACGATAGAGCTGGCATTGATCGCCATGATCATCGCAGTTGTCATAGGTGTGAATGCAGGGATAATATCAGCTTGGTTCCAAAACTCATGGTTTGATTATGTCGCCATGGTGATTGCTTTAATTGGTTTGTCCATGCCTATATTCTGGCTTGGATTAATGGAGCAATACATCATTTCAATTCAATGGGATTTACTTCCGACGACAGGGAGGGACAATATCAGGGATCCCGTTGAGGCCATAACCGGCCTGTATTTGATAGATACACTCATACAGGGCAGGGTTGATCAATTTTTCGAAGTGATCAAACATCTCATTTTGCCGGGGATTGCGCTTGCGACCATTCCGATGGCCATTATTGCAAGGATGACACGTTCGTCCATGCTGGAAGTTATGAGATCGGATTTCATTCGTACGGCTCGTGCTAAAGGGATGAGAATGTTTTGGGTTGTTTACAAGCACTCCTTTAAGAATGCCCTGATTCCAGTGGTTACGGTTATCGGCCTGCAGACGGGATTACTTTTAGGCGGCGCCATTTTAACGGAAAACATTTTTGGATGGCCGGGTATCGGTACATATATTTATGATGCAATACTATCTCGGGATTATCCGGTTATACAGTCCGGAATTCTCGTCATTGCCTTTTTGTTTGTCATGATTAATCTGGTTGTGGACTTGTTGTATGCAGCGATCGATCCTAGGATTAAGTATAAATAG
- a CDS encoding flagellar hook-basal body protein, protein MNRTMMTATNTLNQLQSKIDQISNNIANVDTTAYKKTQTSFNDLLTQSFNNQPSETKEKGRLTTPGIRQGTGAMISQSQLVVSQGALKTTDRNLDASFIREGQFFTVSVQDGNGVNTRFTRDGSFYLSPNANDQMILVTSAGHKVLDENGEPILIEGNIKDIKISENGLLIVDTEEYGEKSFGLGIVSVKKPQFLERLGGNLLGLPENINALGVTEDDIMTSLTGDSRNQAAVRQGTLEASNVDLSKEMTDLINVQRSYQFQSRAVTMADQMSGLVNGIR, encoded by the coding sequence ATGAATCGGACGATGATGACGGCGACGAATACGCTGAACCAACTTCAAAGTAAAATCGACCAAATAAGTAATAATATCGCGAATGTGGACACGACTGCCTACAAAAAGACCCAAACGAGTTTCAATGACTTATTGACTCAGAGTTTCAATAATCAACCGAGTGAGACCAAGGAAAAAGGAAGGCTGACCACACCTGGCATCCGGCAGGGAACAGGTGCTATGATAAGCCAATCTCAATTGGTGGTTTCACAGGGAGCCTTAAAGACGACGGACCGCAACCTTGATGCTTCATTCATCCGGGAGGGCCAATTCTTCACCGTAAGCGTTCAGGACGGCAATGGGGTCAATACAAGGTTTACAAGGGATGGGTCCTTTTATTTATCTCCTAATGCTAACGACCAAATGATACTCGTTACCTCTGCTGGACATAAAGTCCTTGATGAAAATGGTGAACCGATCCTCATTGAGGGAAATATTAAAGACATTAAGATTTCGGAAAATGGCTTATTGATAGTGGATACGGAAGAATATGGCGAAAAGAGTTTTGGGCTCGGAATCGTCTCGGTAAAGAAACCGCAGTTTCTTGAGCGGCTAGGCGGAAATTTACTTGGCCTGCCGGAAAACATCAATGCCTTGGGTGTCACTGAAGACGATATCATGACTTCATTAACTGGGGATTCCCGCAACCAGGCAGCAGTCCGTCAAGGCACTCTGGAGGCCTCAAATGTCGATCTTTCCAAAGAAATGACGGATCTAATCAATGTTCAGCGGTCTTACCAATTTCAATCCCGGGCGGTAACGATGGCTGATCAAATGAGCGGATTAGTCAATGGAATCCGTTAA
- a CDS encoding ABC transporter permease, with product MPEIATNTSPILPPKEAEEKVISPWKEGWKSFRKNKVALVGLGIVTFFILIAIFAPLIAPYSFEGQKLSDKHLAPSAEHWFGTDEFGRDILSRVIYGSRISIGVGFLSVAGSVVVGSFLGIIAGYYGRWIDTIISRVFDIILAFPSILLAIAVVAVLGPSLRNALIAIAIVNVPIFGRLLRSRVLTVKEEEYVTAAKAIGMGDGRILLHHVLPNSLAPIIVQGTLAIATAIIECAALGFLGLGAQPPAPEWGKMLADSRAFIIQAPWTVLFPGLAIMLTVLGFNLMGDGLRDALDPRMKN from the coding sequence ATGCCTGAAATAGCAACGAATACATCGCCAATCCTTCCTCCCAAAGAGGCAGAGGAAAAAGTCATCTCTCCCTGGAAGGAAGGTTGGAAAAGTTTTAGGAAAAATAAGGTAGCCCTTGTTGGTCTGGGGATTGTTACATTTTTCATCTTAATCGCCATCTTTGCACCCCTTATAGCACCCTATTCATTTGAGGGGCAAAAGCTAAGTGATAAACATTTGGCCCCGTCTGCGGAGCATTGGTTTGGAACGGATGAATTCGGCCGTGATATTTTGAGCCGGGTCATTTATGGCTCGCGCATATCAATAGGGGTCGGCTTCTTATCTGTTGCCGGGTCTGTAGTGGTTGGATCTTTTTTGGGAATCATTGCCGGTTATTACGGCAGGTGGATAGATACGATCATATCGAGGGTCTTTGACATCATTCTGGCCTTTCCAAGTATCTTGCTTGCCATTGCAGTAGTAGCCGTTTTGGGGCCTTCCCTTCGCAACGCACTTATTGCCATCGCCATCGTCAATGTCCCGATATTCGGCAGGCTTTTACGTTCACGGGTCTTAACGGTGAAAGAAGAGGAATATGTAACGGCTGCGAAGGCAATTGGTATGGGGGATGGACGCATTCTCCTTCATCACGTCCTTCCGAATAGCCTTGCACCGATTATCGTTCAAGGTACCTTGGCGATCGCAACTGCCATAATTGAATGTGCAGCACTCGGCTTTCTCGGACTCGGTGCACAGCCTCCAGCACCAGAGTGGGGAAAAATGCTTGCCGATTCCAGGGCGTTCATCATTCAAGCACCATGGACGGTTCTATTCCCTGGCCTTGCGATCATGCTTACGGTACTCGGCTTTAACCTAATGGGGGATGGGCTGCGCGATGCCTTGGATCCAAGAATGAAAAACTAG
- a CDS encoding ABC transporter ATP-binding protein, producing MDEPIIKVNGLRTSFRTDDGVIPVVNSIDFHVNPGEVLGIVGESGCGKSVTSLSIMGLVSSPAGKVEGEILFKGENIANASEAKMRKIRGNDIAMIFQEPMTSLNPVFTIGEQLIETLRIHKKWNKKQARHRAVEMLKLVGLGRAEELLKEYPHQLSGGMRQRVMIAMAMICEPKLLIADEPTTALDVTIQAQILELMKNLNKETDTAIMMITHDLGVVAQMCERVIVMYAGKVIEEGNVQTIFQNPKHPYTVGLLQSIPDMRIKKERLYSIPGNVPKPGTSNLGCQFAPRCAHAMEQCINETPSLLKFDEGQHVRCWLYEDGKGAALHESNIG from the coding sequence ATGGACGAACCAATTATTAAGGTGAATGGGCTGCGAACCAGTTTTCGTACTGACGATGGGGTGATCCCTGTCGTGAATTCAATCGATTTTCATGTCAATCCTGGTGAGGTTTTAGGGATTGTAGGAGAATCGGGATGCGGAAAAAGCGTAACTTCTCTGTCCATCATGGGTCTGGTTTCTTCACCGGCTGGTAAGGTGGAGGGGGAAATCCTTTTTAAAGGAGAGAACATCGCAAATGCCTCTGAAGCGAAAATGAGAAAAATTCGCGGGAATGATATAGCGATGATATTTCAGGAACCGATGACAAGCTTGAATCCAGTGTTCACTATTGGCGAGCAGTTGATCGAGACGCTTCGAATACATAAAAAATGGAACAAAAAACAGGCACGACATAGAGCGGTGGAAATGTTGAAGCTGGTTGGGCTTGGCCGTGCCGAGGAATTGCTCAAAGAATATCCGCATCAGCTTTCAGGCGGAATGAGACAAAGGGTCATGATAGCAATGGCCATGATTTGTGAGCCGAAACTCCTTATAGCCGATGAACCGACAACGGCTTTGGATGTGACGATCCAGGCACAAATCCTAGAGTTAATGAAGAATTTAAATAAAGAAACTGACACGGCAATCATGATGATTACCCATGATCTTGGGGTAGTGGCGCAAATGTGTGAACGTGTCATTGTCATGTATGCCGGCAAGGTAATAGAGGAAGGAAATGTGCAAACGATTTTCCAAAACCCTAAGCATCCTTATACTGTCGGTTTACTTCAGTCGATTCCGGATATGCGAATAAAGAAAGAGCGTCTTTACTCAATACCGGGTAATGTGCCAAAACCTGGGACAAGCAACCTCGGGTGCCAGTTTGCCCCTCGGTGCGCCCATGCCATGGAGCAATGTATAAATGAGACCCCGTCTCTTTTGAAATTCGATGAGGGTCAGCATGTACGCTGCTGGCTGTATGAAGATGGGAAAGGAGCTGCCTTGCATGAATCAAACATTGGTTAA
- a CDS encoding ABC transporter substrate-binding protein: MKKTLALLLTGILALSLALAGCSSSTSKEKDEGKGGTSEAKGGVLIYGKGGDAVGLDPAIVTDGESFIVTQQIFETLVKYGEDNTEINPGLAESWEVSDDAKTYTFKLKTGIKFHDGTDFNADAVVKNFQRWAQSKDEGKFAYYASMFGGFEGDEGHVIKEVKAIDASTVEFTLNRPQAPFLKNLAMPTFAIASPAAIEKEGDGFTKNPSGTGPFKFKSWKPGDTIEVVKNDDYWQDGLPKLDGITFKVIKDNSARLNAAIKGEIDLMDGLNPSDISKVTGDEKLQIFERASMNVGYFAFNVEKAPFDKKEVRQAISHLINKKEIIDNFYEGTAEPAKNPMPPSVSGYNDKVEDYDYDVEKAKELLKKAGLEDGFKMDLWAMPVPRPYMPDGQKVAEAIQASLKQVGIEANIVSYEWAAYLEKVQAGEAQSFMMGWTGDNGDADNFLYTLLDKDNIGSNNYARYANDEVHDLLIDAQSTADEAKRNELYGKAQEIIHDEAPWVPLVHSLPQLAGSKTVKGFVPHPTGSQSLVNVSLEN, translated from the coding sequence ATGAAGAAAACATTGGCATTATTGCTGACTGGTATCCTGGCTCTTTCGCTAGCGCTTGCAGGATGCTCCTCGTCTACATCAAAAGAGAAAGATGAGGGTAAAGGGGGTACGAGTGAAGCCAAGGGCGGCGTATTGATATACGGTAAAGGTGGAGATGCTGTCGGTCTTGACCCAGCTATCGTAACCGATGGGGAATCATTCATCGTCACACAGCAGATCTTTGAAACGCTTGTGAAATATGGGGAAGATAATACGGAAATCAATCCAGGTCTTGCAGAATCATGGGAAGTGTCCGATGATGCAAAAACATACACATTCAAATTGAAAACCGGCATCAAGTTCCATGATGGTACGGATTTCAATGCAGATGCGGTCGTAAAAAACTTTCAACGTTGGGCACAAAGTAAGGATGAGGGTAAATTCGCTTACTATGCGTCCATGTTCGGAGGGTTTGAAGGTGATGAGGGCCATGTGATCAAAGAAGTTAAAGCGATCGATGCCAGCACGGTGGAATTCACGTTGAACCGTCCGCAGGCGCCGTTCCTGAAAAACCTTGCCATGCCTACATTTGCAATAGCCAGTCCGGCTGCAATTGAAAAAGAGGGTGACGGCTTCACTAAAAATCCATCTGGTACAGGTCCTTTCAAATTCAAATCATGGAAACCTGGCGATACGATTGAAGTGGTGAAAAACGATGACTATTGGCAAGATGGACTGCCAAAACTTGATGGAATCACGTTTAAGGTCATTAAAGATAACTCTGCGCGACTAAATGCTGCAATCAAGGGTGAAATCGACCTGATGGACGGGTTGAACCCAAGTGATATCAGTAAAGTTACAGGAGATGAAAAACTGCAAATATTCGAACGTGCATCCATGAACGTCGGGTACTTTGCTTTCAATGTTGAGAAAGCGCCATTCGACAAGAAAGAAGTGCGTCAAGCCATCTCGCATTTGATCAACAAAAAGGAAATCATTGATAATTTTTATGAAGGCACAGCAGAGCCTGCCAAGAATCCTATGCCGCCATCCGTTTCTGGCTACAATGACAAAGTCGAAGACTATGATTACGATGTAGAAAAAGCGAAAGAACTGCTGAAAAAAGCTGGACTTGAAGACGGATTTAAAATGGACCTTTGGGCAATGCCGGTACCGCGCCCATATATGCCAGATGGTCAAAAAGTGGCTGAAGCCATTCAAGCAAGCCTAAAACAAGTCGGCATCGAAGCGAATATCGTTTCGTACGAGTGGGCTGCATATTTAGAGAAAGTGCAGGCTGGTGAAGCCCAATCCTTCATGATGGGATGGACAGGCGATAATGGAGATGCAGATAACTTCCTTTATACATTATTGGATAAAGATAATATCGGCTCCAACAACTATGCCCGTTATGCAAACGATGAAGTGCATGACCTATTGATTGATGCTCAGTCAACGGCAGATGAAGCCAAGCGTAATGAGTTATATGGAAAAGCCCAGGAAATCATCCATGATGAAGCACCATGGGTACCGCTTGTCCACTCTTTACCGCAGCTAGCCGGATCTAAGACGGTCAAAGGGTTTGTTCCACATCCGACTGGTTCACAATCCCTTGTTAATGTTTCTCTAGAAAATTAA
- a CDS encoding DNA-directed RNA polymerase subunit beta — translation MEQNRVMRQQIEEEIKEVETKPNRRIKVRLLPIWLRLLIVIGLIFIAVLSGALLGYSVIGGGNAMDVFQKSTWTHIIDIVNKGA, via the coding sequence ATGGAACAAAATCGTGTAATGAGACAACAAATTGAAGAAGAGATAAAGGAAGTTGAGACGAAACCGAATCGTAGAATCAAGGTCCGTCTTTTGCCAATTTGGCTTCGTTTACTCATTGTTATCGGATTGATTTTCATTGCTGTATTATCCGGGGCACTATTAGGATACAGTGTGATTGGTGGAGGAAATGCTATGGATGTTTTCCAAAAATCCACATGGACCCATATTATTGATATAGTGAACAAGGGCGCGTAG
- the ssb gene encoding single-stranded DNA-binding protein, whose translation MINQVTLVGRLTKDPELRYTSDGKAVSNITLAVNRNFRNTVGNYEADFVQCIIWKKSAENTAQYCKKGAIIGITGRIQTRRYENQEGKYVYVTEVVAERVQFIGSKQTDVKPKDFEHIGL comes from the coding sequence ATGATTAACCAAGTTACCCTCGTCGGCAGGCTTACGAAGGATCCCGAATTAAGATACACATCCGATGGCAAGGCTGTTTCCAATATCACGTTAGCAGTCAACCGGAACTTCCGTAATACTGTCGGTAACTATGAGGCAGACTTTGTACAGTGTATCATATGGAAAAAGTCGGCTGAAAATACTGCTCAATATTGTAAAAAAGGTGCCATAATCGGCATAACTGGCAGAATACAAACAAGGAGATACGAAAATCAGGAGGGTAAATATGTATATGTAACTGAGGTGGTCGCCGAGAGAGTTCAATTCATTGGGTCTAAACAAACTGATGTTAAGCCCAAGGATTTTGAACATATTGGTTTATAG
- the fabZ gene encoding 3-hydroxyacyl-ACP dehydratase FabZ produces the protein MLDITQIKEIIPHRYPFLLVDRIIEIDEGKRAVGLKNVSANEEFFNGHFPDYPVMPGVLIVEALAQVGAVAVLKQEEYKGRLAFFAGIDNCRFKKQVKPGDQLRLEVEIVRMRGSMGKGKAVATVDGETACEADIMFAFGDK, from the coding sequence ATGCTTGATATCACACAAATAAAGGAAATTATTCCGCATCGTTACCCATTCTTATTAGTCGACCGGATCATAGAAATAGATGAAGGGAAAAGAGCGGTTGGATTGAAGAATGTCTCAGCAAATGAAGAATTCTTTAATGGTCATTTCCCCGATTATCCAGTAATGCCTGGTGTTTTAATTGTTGAGGCATTAGCGCAAGTTGGCGCTGTAGCCGTTTTGAAGCAAGAAGAATACAAAGGACGGCTTGCATTTTTCGCTGGGATTGATAATTGCCGCTTTAAAAAGCAAGTTAAACCAGGTGATCAGCTGCGTCTGGAAGTGGAAATAGTGCGTATGAGAGGGTCAATGGGTAAAGGGAAAGCAGTGGCAACGGTAGATGGAGAAACAGCATGTGAAGCCGATATCATGTTTGCTTTTGGTGACAAATAA
- a CDS encoding YwpF family protein, with protein MKSFKLITLQIVTENLNLIDIALTDGLIINKENDARTWLLEAFVEENHFKELESSLPNIDGEVYIQAVITKKDNEPALFHTVLRTIRKVGNHYSLLFVGHIQKTRSKYAELLLEDLVQKGLSGDELLKEFKQKIRSKPKLATNK; from the coding sequence ATGAAATCATTTAAATTGATCACGTTGCAAATTGTTACTGAGAATTTAAACTTGATTGATATTGCATTAACAGATGGACTGATTATAAATAAAGAAAACGACGCTAGAACATGGTTATTGGAAGCCTTTGTAGAAGAAAACCATTTCAAGGAGCTTGAATCCTCACTTCCCAATATTGACGGAGAGGTGTATATCCAGGCCGTCATTACCAAAAAGGACAATGAACCGGCTTTGTTTCACACTGTTTTACGCACAATAAGAAAAGTGGGCAACCATTATAGCCTTTTATTCGTTGGTCACATCCAAAAAACACGGAGCAAATATGCAGAACTCCTTCTTGAAGATTTGGTTCAAAAAGGTCTATCCGGCGATGAATTATTAAAAGAGTTCAAGCAAAAAATCCGCTCAAAGCCTAAATTAGCAACTAATAAATAA
- a CDS encoding ABC transporter ATP-binding protein, whose product MNQTLVKVENLKKHFPIKGGVLGKTIGEVKAVDGLSFSIYKGETLGLVGESGCGKSTTGRLLLRLLEPSEGNVYFEGKDLTALSSSEMRKMRREMQMVFQDPFASLNPRHTIEKILEEPLIVHGVKDKKARKARVQELLKVVGLSSYHAKRYPHQFSGGQRQRIGIARALAVNPKLIIADEPVSALDVSIQAQVLNLLQDLQEDFDLTYLFIAHDLGVVRHISDRVGVMYLGHIVELTESEGLYEDPLHPYTQALLSAVPIPDVEYKGDRVILQGDVPSPSNPPAGCPFHTRCPKAMAECKTEKPILNEHKPGHYVACHLYN is encoded by the coding sequence ATGAATCAAACATTGGTTAAGGTAGAAAACCTAAAGAAGCATTTTCCGATTAAAGGAGGAGTTCTAGGAAAGACCATTGGAGAGGTCAAGGCAGTGGATGGTTTGTCTTTTTCCATTTATAAAGGGGAAACCTTAGGACTTGTCGGTGAAAGCGGTTGCGGAAAGTCTACGACGGGAAGATTATTGCTTCGATTGCTTGAACCGAGTGAGGGTAATGTTTATTTCGAAGGAAAGGACCTGACGGCTTTATCTTCCAGTGAAATGAGAAAGATGCGCCGTGAAATGCAGATGGTCTTCCAGGATCCATTCGCTTCCCTCAATCCCAGGCATACTATTGAAAAAATATTGGAAGAACCGCTCATCGTTCATGGGGTTAAAGATAAAAAGGCGCGAAAGGCCCGTGTACAGGAACTCCTTAAGGTTGTTGGCTTAAGCAGTTACCATGCTAAAAGGTATCCTCATCAATTCAGCGGGGGCCAGCGGCAGCGTATTGGCATCGCGAGGGCACTTGCAGTCAACCCGAAACTGATTATTGCCGATGAGCCGGTATCTGCACTGGATGTGTCGATTCAGGCCCAGGTCTTGAATCTGTTGCAGGATTTGCAGGAAGATTTTGATTTGACCTACTTGTTTATTGCCCATGATCTTGGAGTGGTAAGGCATATCTCCGACCGTGTCGGTGTCATGTATCTTGGGCATATAGTTGAATTGACGGAAAGTGAAGGTCTTTATGAAGATCCGCTTCATCCATATACGCAGGCTTTATTATCAGCCGTGCCGATCCCGGATGTGGAATACAAGGGGGATAGGGTAATCCTGCAGGGAGATGTTCCAAGCCCATCAAACCCGCCTGCTGGCTGTCCATTCCATACGAGGTGTCCGAAGGCGATGGCAGAATGCAAAACGGAAAAGCCAATCCTGAATGAACATAAACCTGGTCACTACGTTGCTTGTCATCTATACAATTGA